The following are encoded in a window of Phocoena phocoena chromosome 2, mPhoPho1.1, whole genome shotgun sequence genomic DNA:
- the PHYH gene encoding phytanoyl-CoA dioxygenase, peroxisomal isoform X1, whose product MDKDRASARLRVLLRHLGGRSAGAVIAHHTSGTVSPAGFRPQQFQYTRDNNILSLEQRKFYEENGFLVIKNLVSDADIQYFRDEFERICRMEVKPLGLMVMRDVTTAKSEYVPSEKVITKVQDFQEDKELFRYCTLPEILKYVECFTGPDIMAMHTMLINKPPDSGKKTSRHPLHQDLHYFPFRPSNSIVCAWTAMEHIDRDNGCLVVLPGTHRGPLKTHDYPQWEGGVNIMFHGIQDYDKNNDRVHLLMEKGDTVFFHPLLIHGSGRNKSQGFRKAISCHFADANCHYIDVKGTSQENIGEEVLKIASKIHGVKDVSLKDIWKFRARVVKGERINL is encoded by the exons ATGGACAAAGATCGCGCCTCCGCCCGCCTGCGCGTCTTGCTGCGACACCTCGGCGGCCGCTCGGCCGGGGCCGTC ATAGCGCACCACACTTCAGGGACTGTTTCTCCTGCCGGCTTCCGTCCTCAACAATTCCA gtaTACTCGGGATAATAATATTCTAAGCCtagaacagagaaaattttatgaagaaaatgGATTTCTTGTCATTAAAAATTTGGTGTCTGATGCTGATATTCAATATTTTAG GGATGAGTTTGAAAGAATCTGCAGAATGGAGGTGAAGCCACTGGGATTGATGGTGATGAGAGATGTGACCACTGCAAAATCAGAGTATGTGCCAAGTGAGAAAGTGATCACCAAGGTCCAAGATTTCCAAGAAGATAAGGAACTCTTCAGATACTGCACCCTCCCTGAG ATTCTGAAATATGTGGAGTGCTTCACTGGACCCGATATTATGGCCATGCATACGATGCTGATAAACAAACCTCCAGATTCTG GCAAGAAGACATCCCGTCACCCCTTGCACCAGGATCTGCACTATTTCCCCTTCAGGCCCAGCAATAGCATCGTTTGTGCCTGGACAGCCATGGAGCACATCGACCGGGACAACGGCTGTCTGGTTGTGCTCCCAGGGACACACAGAGGCCCCTTGAAGACACACGATTATCCCCAGTGGGAG GGAGGGGTTAACATCATGTTCCACGGGATCCAGGACTATGACAAAAATAACGACCGGGTGCACCTCCTGATGGAGAAAGGAGACACCgttttctttcatcctttgcTCATCCATGGATCTGGTCGGAACAAAAGCCAAGGATTCCGGAAG GCAATTTCCTGCCATTTTGCGGATGCCAACTGCCACTACATCGACGTGAAGGGTACCAGTCAAGAAAACATTGGAGAGGAAGTTTTAAAGATAGCCAGTAAAATCCATGGAGTGAAAGACGTCAGCCTGAAG GATATTTGGAAATTTCGAGCACGCGTCGTGAAAGGAGAAAGAATCAACCTTTGA
- the PHYH gene encoding phytanoyl-CoA dioxygenase, peroxisomal isoform X2 → MDKDRASARLRVLLRHLGGRSAGAVIAHHTSGTVSPAGFRPQQFQYTRDNNILSLEQRKFYEENGFLVIKNLVSDADIQYFRDEFERICRMEVKPLGLMVMRDVTTAKSEYVPSEKVITKVQDFQEDKELFRYCTLPEGGVNIMFHGIQDYDKNNDRVHLLMEKGDTVFFHPLLIHGSGRNKSQGFRKAISCHFADANCHYIDVKGTSQENIGEEVLKIASKIHGVKDVSLKDIWKFRARVVKGERINL, encoded by the exons ATGGACAAAGATCGCGCCTCCGCCCGCCTGCGCGTCTTGCTGCGACACCTCGGCGGCCGCTCGGCCGGGGCCGTC ATAGCGCACCACACTTCAGGGACTGTTTCTCCTGCCGGCTTCCGTCCTCAACAATTCCA gtaTACTCGGGATAATAATATTCTAAGCCtagaacagagaaaattttatgaagaaaatgGATTTCTTGTCATTAAAAATTTGGTGTCTGATGCTGATATTCAATATTTTAG GGATGAGTTTGAAAGAATCTGCAGAATGGAGGTGAAGCCACTGGGATTGATGGTGATGAGAGATGTGACCACTGCAAAATCAGAGTATGTGCCAAGTGAGAAAGTGATCACCAAGGTCCAAGATTTCCAAGAAGATAAGGAACTCTTCAGATACTGCACCCTCCCTGAG GGAGGGGTTAACATCATGTTCCACGGGATCCAGGACTATGACAAAAATAACGACCGGGTGCACCTCCTGATGGAGAAAGGAGACACCgttttctttcatcctttgcTCATCCATGGATCTGGTCGGAACAAAAGCCAAGGATTCCGGAAG GCAATTTCCTGCCATTTTGCGGATGCCAACTGCCACTACATCGACGTGAAGGGTACCAGTCAAGAAAACATTGGAGAGGAAGTTTTAAAGATAGCCAGTAAAATCCATGGAGTGAAAGACGTCAGCCTGAAG GATATTTGGAAATTTCGAGCACGCGTCGTGAAAGGAGAAAGAATCAACCTTTGA